The following are from one region of the Achromobacter xylosoxidans genome:
- a CDS encoding Crp/Fnr family transcriptional regulator, with protein sequence MQLSDSLQLAAAWFRVLSRDQQERVERDLTVQQVVAGSIIERKGELAQAWIGVLAGLVKVSVGNAEGKVASLTGVPAGGWIGEGSLLKREIRKYDIVALRDSVVARLPATTFDWLLDSSIPFNRYLLHQLNERVAQFIGKAEYDRLLDPDARVARCLAELFNPLLYPGMGMRLAITQEEVGYLARVSRQRANQALRKLEEAGLLNVEYGAVRVLDLDGLKQYGSDRAAAEGEPA encoded by the coding sequence ATGCAGCTATCCGACTCCCTGCAACTCGCCGCCGCCTGGTTTCGCGTGCTCAGCCGCGATCAGCAAGAGCGCGTCGAGCGGGACCTTACCGTGCAGCAGGTGGTTGCCGGGTCGATCATAGAGCGCAAAGGTGAACTCGCCCAGGCTTGGATAGGAGTGCTGGCAGGGTTGGTCAAGGTTTCGGTGGGCAATGCGGAAGGCAAGGTGGCTTCGCTGACCGGCGTGCCTGCGGGCGGCTGGATCGGCGAGGGTTCGCTGCTCAAGCGCGAAATCCGCAAGTACGACATCGTTGCGCTGCGGGATTCGGTGGTGGCGCGTTTGCCGGCCACCACGTTCGACTGGCTGCTGGACAGCAGCATCCCATTCAACCGCTATCTGCTCCACCAATTGAACGAGCGCGTGGCGCAGTTCATCGGCAAGGCGGAGTACGACCGTTTGCTGGACCCGGATGCGCGCGTGGCCCGCTGCCTGGCCGAACTCTTCAACCCTTTGCTGTATCCCGGCATGGGCATGCGCCTGGCGATTACGCAGGAAGAAGTCGGCTATCTGGCCCGAGTGTCGCGCCAGCGCGCCAACCAGGCGCTGCGCAAGCTGGAAGAGGCGGGCCTGCTGAACGTGGAATACGGCGCTGTCCGGGTGCTGGACCTGGACGGTCTGAAACAATACGGGTCGGACCGTGCCGCGGCCGAGGGCGAGCCGGCATAG
- a CDS encoding MarR family winged helix-turn-helix transcriptional regulator — protein MKSRSKAKAAFNPLLLDSQLCFALYSTSLAMNKVYRKLLRGLDLTYPQYLVMLVLWEGDEITVTDIGERLFLDSATLTPLLKRLEAAGLVTRKRAVEDERQVIVGLTRQGRELRAQAEAVPHSIAGAAQCSLEEAQGMMKTLHALREKLSASL, from the coding sequence ATGAAATCTCGATCCAAAGCCAAGGCTGCATTCAATCCGCTGCTGCTGGACAGCCAGCTGTGCTTCGCCCTGTACTCGACTTCGCTGGCGATGAACAAGGTGTACCGCAAGCTGCTGCGCGGGCTGGATCTGACCTATCCGCAGTACCTGGTGATGCTCGTGCTGTGGGAAGGCGACGAGATTACGGTGACGGATATCGGCGAGCGCCTGTTCCTGGATTCGGCCACGCTGACGCCGCTGCTCAAGCGCCTGGAAGCGGCGGGCCTGGTGACGCGCAAGCGCGCCGTGGAAGACGAGCGCCAGGTGATCGTCGGGCTGACCCGCCAGGGCCGCGAACTGCGCGCGCAGGCCGAGGCCGTGCCGCACTCGATCGCGGGCGCCGCGCAGTGTTCGCTGGAAGAGGCGCAAGGTATGATGAAAACGCTGCATGCGCTGCGGGAGAAGCTGAGCGCAAGTCTTTGA
- a CDS encoding organic hydroperoxide resistance protein → MSIEKVLYRAHAHVTGGREGTGATDDGNLNVKLTTPKELGGAGAAGTNPEQLFAVGYSACFMGAMKFVAGRDKIAMPSNATIDGAVGIGPIPTGFGIEVELKISLPGMERAEAEKLVAAAHIVCPYSNATRGNIDVTLTIV, encoded by the coding sequence ATGTCTATCGAAAAAGTGCTGTACCGCGCCCATGCGCACGTTACCGGCGGCCGTGAAGGAACGGGCGCGACGGACGACGGCAACCTGAACGTCAAGCTGACCACGCCGAAGGAACTGGGCGGCGCGGGCGCGGCCGGCACCAATCCGGAACAGCTGTTCGCCGTGGGCTATTCGGCCTGCTTCATGGGCGCCATGAAATTCGTCGCCGGCCGCGACAAGATCGCCATGCCGTCGAATGCGACGATCGACGGCGCTGTTGGCATCGGTCCTATTCCTACGGGGTTCGGGATCGAAGTCGAATTGAAGATTTCGTTGCCGGGGATGGAGCGGGCCGAGGCAGAGAAGCTGGTCGCTGCGGCGCATATCGTTTGCCCTTATTCGAATGCTACGCGGGGCAATATTGATGTGACGTTGACGATTGTTTGA